In the Ricinus communis isolate WT05 ecotype wild-type chromosome 3, ASM1957865v1, whole genome shotgun sequence genome, TAAACCCATCCTTCCATGATAGGATATGACTAGTCTAACCGAGATGGAGGTGTGTGTAGCCCTGTTTTCTCCAATTCTATGAAGGAGGTTGGGATTTCGAGAGTAACGCATCGCTCTTGTGTGGtaggaaagagaagaagattggacatattcttttactgTAAGGGGTTGTTTATGGATAAGCTGGTTAAAGGTTTTTCTGACAAAGttttatttcttgaaaatattGTAAGGGTTCATAATAGGTACTAGGGTGTTTTCTATTTGAACATTTTCTGGTATATGGGAGATCTCTACAAGATGGTATATCTTGTTAGATATGGTTttcttaaaaacaaaatattcttaaattataatataaataccaATTCAAAtgtctttattatttttaaatttttctataatattatatccagaattaatttaaaccgcagaatttaatctttataaataataagacattactttagtaattttaatataattatatatttaaaatttaaatttaaattttttattaaattaaaagaaatcttAATCTTTCATCTATATactatcaaataattatttatttagatatatatacgtaatagattaaaagaaattataggTCGAGCCTTAAAACACTTACCTTCTTTAGTttctaatcaaatatattttgagaattatTTGTTTAGTGGGCAAGTGTTATTATCATTTCCTTTAGAATCAAATGTGTTTAAATTTACAAGGAAATACTTTCCTTATGGTCATGTAATTCAAACTTTAATTTATAGAGATACTGACAAATTTTATTGGCAAACcaatttagtttaatatgtttaaaagaaattatattaatgattTACACAACTATTGAACACGACAAAGGGAAATTATTATCTTCATGCAATAAAGCAGAAGTCAGAAGATATTATTGTCGGAAATAAAATGGTTTGGATTGCATTTATGTAAATCATAATATTCACTTTCATTGTAAACACCAAGTGGCACACATGAAATATACAATCTAACAAGTGGCTCTTTACGAGACCTCTCATAGAacgttaataataataataataataatatccatCTGCACAACTCAGATCCAGtctctccttctccttcttctcttAATATCTGCATTTCTTTGTCTACACAAACACTCATAAAGATGGAATATTCCGGCAATGAATTCGATGCTATAGTCATTGGTGCAGGCATCATGGGCAGCACCACTGCCTATGAACTAGCAAAACGAGGCAAAAAGACACTTCTACTTGAACAGTTCGATTTCTTGCACCATCGCGGATCATCACACGGCGAGTCACGCACTATCCGTGCTACCTATCCGGAGGATTACTACTGTGCCATGGCCATAGAATCCTTCCCGCTTTGGGAGGAAGCACAGTCAGAAATTGGCTTTAAAGTTTATTTCAAAGCGCAGCATCTAGATATGGGTCCTTCAGATAACAAGAGTCTACTCTCAGTCATCTCAAGTTGCAAGAAAAACTCGGTTTCTTTTCAAGTGCTAGACAGTCAACAAGTGCCTGAGAAATTCTCTGGTAGGATTAACATACCAGAGAATTGGATAGGCGTGTCTGCTGAGCTTGGTGGGGTATTAAGACCCACTAAAGCAGTGTCCATGTTTCAATCACTAGCATCTAGAAAGGGCGCAGTCTTAAGAGATAACACGGAAGTGAATAACATAATTAAGGACGACGTGAGAGGTGGCTTATGGGTGTTCGCTGCAAATGGTGAGAAGTTTTGGGCTGAAAAATGTGTTATTACAGCCGGGGCTTGGGTTAGAAAGTTAGTTAAAACGGTTAGTGGGCTTGATTTGCCTATACAAGCACTGGAAACTACAGTGTGTTACTGGAGGATTAAGGAAGGGCATGAGAGTGAGTTTACTATGGGAGTTGATTTTCCTACATTTGCTAGTTATGGACAGCCGTACGTATATGGCACGCCGTCGTTGGAGTTCCCGGGATTGATCAAGATAGCGGTGCATGGAGGGCGTGCTTGTAATCCGGATAAAAGGCCATGGGGTCCTTGTCTGACGTTGAGTTCTTTGAAGGAATGGATTGAGCGAACATTTTCAGGGCTCGTTGATTCTGATGGCCCAGTTGCTACTCAGTCGTGTATGTATTCAATGACTCCAGATGAAGATTATGTGATTGATTTTCTAGGCGAGGAGTTCGGGAAAGATGTGGTGGTTGGTGGTGGGTTTTCAGGTCACGGGTTCAAGATGGCCCCAGTCATAGGAAGGATACTGGCGGATCTGGCTCTTGATGGGGAAGCAAAAGGAGTGGACCTGAATCATTTTAGTATACAGAGATTTCGGGACAATCCTCAAGGGAATATGAAGGACTATGAAGACcaagttgattttttttccaatCATAAGTAGATGTACTACGTTACTCAATTTCATGTAGATTAGCTTGACTGTCATCTTATCTGAATTTCGTTGCACCGCACCTCGCTTCGAAATGGCCCTCCTGCACGATGTACTAAGTTAATGTTCTTTTGGCCAAATCCTAAGTCTGGGCTTGCAGTGATCATTTAGCACATCAGTGCCGAGCATTTGCTGATATAAACTCAAAACGGTTCCAACTGATATCTCTTTAATCGTGTATTCGTGCAGTATGTCGCACCGAAGTATGAACTAACACTACAATTCCCAAACAAAGTGTCGAATAGGAATTCTACAAGCAATCCATGCACAAAATTACTTTTGTCATCAGACAAGATTTCCTGCTAACCTCAAGTGACCTGCCCCATAAGTCAAATACGTACAGAACAAAATTCCATACAAAGCATTGCCAGTGTTTAATTTCAAGAGATGAACCCTTTTTTCTTAAGCTTATAAAGAAATGCTGTGATGACAGCAACAAGATACCACCTCTGGTTGGATCCGAGTAAATAAATTCTGTAACTACGTCCTGTATAATGGTGGTAACAAGGATTTTCTGTCTTATTGGACGCAACCAAGCAATCTGagatttgtaaataaaatgacAATCACAGTTGCTTGGTTGATTTGAACAATAAATCAATCTGGCTACATAttgaaagggaaaaaaatcACTGTACAAACAGGCTCAAAATCCATTAGGGTCATATACTGGACGGGAATTTGCAACCACCTTGCCTTCAGAATATATGAGAACCTGCAGATCACAGAAATCAGAAATTGATAAGTACAAGAAGCGCCGGCCAACACTCTGTACTTAAACCATAAAATTCAATGCATCCGACTGGCTGCCATTACACATAGATTTCAAAGTGCAAAGTATTCTTGGGCTAAAAGCATAGAGCATAAACACAGGATTGCTATAATAAGCATAAACTACAACAATGATCAGTTGATGACCATTACTTAACCCTCAACCCCaataatatttgtaagtacaatataataaattaataaaaaaatagtcattttcttgtaaaataaaatctactTCACAATTTAAAAGACAAGCTAAGCTAACTATTAAACTGGTCAagtaaaaactcaaaaattaaaatgaatatagaaaaataaactagTGAAAAATGTACAATACAACTCTGAAGGCATTATGCTGCCAAACTTATAGGGAAATGGGAAAAAGCAAACTGACTAGAAGCGTAAAATACAAAGCCTATACGTTAATGATCTAAAAAGTACAAAATTACAAATGGGGGACAAGAGAAGCTTCCTCACTAAATTAAACCGGTCAGCACCAACAAGTAACTGAATGAGAAGAAATGATCACTAACCAGTTTGGCTGCTCAAACCACAAAAGTTGCAAGCAATGCGTGCAATAATGCCCAATAGATCATAATACCAAGCCTTAAGCCGGGTTGTCGCATTAGTGCCCTATCACAAGAAACCCTGGTATATTccatgaattaaattaatttcttcattagAGAAAGATAGGTAAGCTTTAGATTAATACGGGACAAAGAGGACTATAAGAGTGCCTACCATAGACCATCAATCATGTCAGTTACAGGTCTTGTAAATTTTGGGACAACTCTGGATGTAGTAAGTGACTTGAAACCATGAACTGTAGTGGCGAAGGAAAGAAGCATTGTAAAATGTCATTGTTAGGCTACAAACAAAGTTGCTGgacaaaaagaacaaaagaccaaaaaaaaaaactgtccAAACTAGAACCTTTTTCGTCATCTTCATCCTCTAGCCTACTACTGCCTCTGCGATCCTTGTCAATATCGATAGCAACTTGATCATTATTGACTTTGCGTAAACTGCGAACTTGAGAAGCAGTGGAGGGCCCAGATACCGTCCATTTGTTTATCTGCATAAAGTCCATccataattaagattttataacaataaaaagatttatcaaATTTGCACTGCAACTACTAAACAGTTTTCACCTAGGAATTACAATGATTAAAACAGTGAATACACTTAAACTGTCTATATTGAACAATTTCACAGGAAAAACATCTGCATAATATAACCATCTAATATTGCATTACATGTCATAATCACAGATCCTCAACCTAAGAGTATACACCAACTTGCATTCACATTTATGATCACCAATGTGCATGTCTATGTACTCTGATGCACTGACTAAGATAAAGTAAGGTTCAAGTTGCCTTTCCTCGAGTTATTCACTGCTTTTGCTTCCTAATGTTATGTGCATAAGTCAAGACAGGACGAGAGggcgagagagagaaagagagatcTTCTGTGCATTATAGGCACATGCACAACATGTTTAACGAATCTTGGAATAAAATGACAAAGAATTACATGATTGATGCATATTATCAATCATCTGGCGGTCATCTGATACAAAAGTTACTGATGGAAATGTCTCACACAATCTCAGGCATTAAACAGGAAATTAAATGTTCTTACTGTTTTAAAAGGGCATAATGTAATTGCATATGTTACATTAACTTGTGCATTTAAAGACTCACCACAGGTTCCACTTCAATAATTTCAGAGTTTGAACTGGTTGGCTGCCCCAATTCTCCAGCAACTGCAAGCATATCTAACTGGGATTCTTTCTCACGCAAAGACTTCTGAAGATTTTCTTCTCTGCGTGTCAAATCCTCTACTTTACTCCTTTCCATTTGCAATAAAGCATCCCTAGTTTGAGCTGCTACCCGTAGATCCTCTAATTCAGACATAATTAAAGTGATCTTTTTCCGAATTATTTCTTTGCATTCGTGAACCTGACTACTATCATGAAGATTGACATCTACAGAAACCAGTGTGGCTAGCCATGTCAATAACTCACAGATCTCAtctgaatttcttttattgctcGTCTGAGATGCAACAATAGCATCATTTGTGCATCTAGTGACTTCTTGTCTTAAGAATGAGATCTCACCATCACGATCTTGCAACTGTGACTGAAGCTTTTCAACCTCTGCAAGGAGACTTTCAGAAAAATGATGAAGCTCATCAAACTTGCTCACAGTGATGGAGAGCTTTTTCACAGCCTTCCCACGAGAAGCTTCAAGGTTTTCCACATCTAAATTCTTTTGCTGCACAACTTTCTCCAATTCATCAACTCTTTTTGTTAAATATTCCATCTGCACCTCCTCCTCATCAAGAGCTTGCATGAGGGCTTCAATTTCTGTAAATGGACATTCAATATTTTGCAATGTCTAGattaaaagctaaaataaGGTAACTAGAAAAAGACACTGAGAAAGGAAAACAATCTAACCTTGGTCTTTGGCAGACAGTATATCCGTCAACGATTTCACTTTCTCCTGTAACTCTGTTGAGGTGGTTTTCTGATCTTGAAGCTCCTTCACTTTTTGCTGCAATAGATCCCTTTCATCTTTGATCATTTCAACCTTTTTCTCCAAATCTTTCACATGAGATTTTGTGGACTGAAGATTTATGGAGCAGCTTGTTGCAGCAGCTTCGGCTTGCTTAATTTGACTAACGAGATCCTTGCAAATCATCTCTCTCTGAATGTCCTTCTCCTGAAGCTCCTTCTGCAAAtttgatattatgattttcatttctttattgtCGCCCTCTGTAATCTCACATTTTAAGCTAGCAAATTGCTTCACAGACAATAGCAGTTTTTCTGCTATATCCTTGACATGTTGCTCAGATGAAAAATTACTCTCTCCACCAAAATGAAGGCCACCGTCACCAAATGTTGAGGGTTTCAAGTTCATCCCTTGATCTCCAAGTGTCaaagaatttgcaaattcCGATCTTCTGTTTTCAATTTCCATGAGTGAACTGGAACAGGCTTCATAAAGCAAGGCCATGTTCCTGCGCAGTACAACAATTTCCATATCTTTTTCTATTCCGGCTGATTCTTTAAGTTTAATGTCTCTCTGCATGGTCTCAAATGATTCTTTTTGGGAAGTGATGCCTCTTTGAATGGACACCATTAGTTTGGAGACATTGTTAGCTTGTTGGTGAAATGTAACTGAGTGTTCGTGTAATATTACGTTAATGGCAGCAATTTGTTTAATGACTTCTTGCAAAAATTTACACacttcaataataaaatcatcatCGAAATGGTCTGTAACAGTTGTTACTGATGAAAAATCCACAGCCATGAAATTTACCTGAGAAGAAAAGCTcaaattagagaaaacaatTATGAATAGCACAAGCACCAAGCCAAAACTATTACAGGAAATTAAAAGGTCATGACCCATGAGAAGCAATACATGCAATCAACAACAAACAAgatataaataacaaaaaaaaagggatGTCTTTGGTTCAATAGCGGGTTTAGTCTGATtcgagaaagaaaaagtaactAATATACAGAATAAACACACCAATTATACCTTGTTTTGTGAAGGACTAGAAGTAATGCCATCAGATGCACTAAAAAGAGGCATTTGAACCCCATGATCAGCCTCTACTGTTTGAAGGCATGACACCACACCAGACTCAAGATTTTGCAGAAATTCCAAGTCTTCAGAGAAAAAGGCAGATAGTAAAACAGTGATGTCAAAGAAGCTCTTCCTGAGTTGATTTGCAGCAGATTTTAACAAGACAAGTTcagaatttcttttgtttttctcctCAGTGCGAACCAAGGATAACTTTTCAAAACGTGAAAGAGCTTCAAATTTGGCAGCCTCTGCGACATCCCTACCTTTGGAGAGTTGTGTAAGTTCAGCAGTGACTTTGGCTAGCTCATCTTGGAGGTTGTCATTCCTGTCTTGAACCTCATTCAGTTCTGCGAGCAATAGTTCTGCTgctcttctagattttctagACTCTTCCTCAGAAGAAGCCACAGCAGCATGCAAATCACGGCATAGTTTCCCGACGTGTTCCAACTTCTTTATCGGATCACTGTTATAAATTTCACCACCGACATCAAAATCTCCTAGAGCATTCAAAATCATGGAAAGAATATGTTCTTTCTCCCGTAAAATACTATCATTTTCAGCCATACGATTCCTCATGACCAAATTCTCAGATTCAAGGGCTTCTACCCTTTCAGAGAAACTAGTTAAGTCTCTCATCTTCAATTTGTAGTCTGTAAGAGCATTTTCACAGTGCTTAATCTCAGATTTCAGGTGCTCCAACTCAGTAGTCAACTCTTCAGTCATTTTTTTCAGACTATCACGTTGTTGAACCAAAGACTTTCCTTTTCTAACTGCAACATTTAACTTCTCCCTTAAAGAAGTAGACTTCTGCTCCTCTTGACTGAGTAGCTCTTGCAACTCCACTCTTTGTCTTTCAAGTGCTTCAACTGCACAAACCAAAGATTGTTGCTTCTCCATATAACTATCTCTTTCCTCCTTCACATATATTAGCTCACTCAAAGTCTCCTCCAGCTGTTTCTTCAGAACATCCACATTTGGTTCAGCACTATCCACTACATCTCTCTTCAGAAGAGCTACATCAGATACCAGATCATCCTGGATAGCTCTAGTTCTCCCTTTATAGAAATCTGCATCAGCTTCTTCAGCATGGTGCTCTTCAACAGAAGGAGTTGTGCATTTCTCTACAAGCTTCATCAGTAATCCTTCTAAACATTCAATATTATCTCCACCAGATTTCGAGTCTTTCACACCAGGATCCTTCAGTGCATCACAAACCAAATCTTGCAGTCTGCATATCTCGCCATCAATTCTCTGAATATGCTCCTCATTCCCAAGCTTTTGAACCAATTGGTTCTGCAAATCAGTAACCTCATTCTGCAGATTTTCGTTGTTGAATGCAAGCTGCACTGCCTTTGCTGAAAGTTTCTCATGGTCCCAGTTGAGAATCTCCACTCTTTCAGACAGGTTCTCTTTCTCTTGGATAACTGCTTGAATATCCTTCTCAAGGTCAGATATTCTCTTCTGAGATTCCTTCAACTCAGCATTCAAGGAAGATATTCTCTTTTGAGACTCTTCCAAATCTGCAGCTAGTGATCCACAATGGTCTTCGAGTTTACCAATGTTCTGCAGCAGAGAATTCTTATCATGGTTAGCCTCCGAAAATGCACTTCCTAGCCACTCAATCCTATCCTCTGGTTCCACAGACCGCAGGTGTGCGGGCATATCGATCCTGTCCAATAGTTCTTCCCATCTTTGCACCAACTGGTTCCTTTCCATCAATGACTGTTCCAGCATTTCATTTTGTTCAGccaatccataaaatttgcCTTGAAGATCCTCATATTTCCTTCTCAAGTCATCTCCTGAATTTGAGCTAGGCTGTACATCCTCCTTCCAGGCATCCATCATGACAAAACCAGCATCAGAATACGAACCGCCCACAGAACCCTTCTGGTCCAGATCAGCTGGGGGCAAAGAGTTTCCAGTCGCTGACCTGGCTAGCCAATCAACCTTCTCAATTATATCTCTTGAATGAAAATGCTCTGGCAGATCTAGATCTTCTAAAATCTCTTCTATCCTTTGAAGCACAGAATCTTTGAGAAGAAATGATTCTCTTAATGCAGTAGCAGAGTTGCGAATGTATGAAAGCTCAGATTCCAGAGCCTCAACACGCTCACCTGCCTCTGAAAAAGTCTTCAGTTTAGTTTCTAGCTCGTTCATTCTGGCATCCTTCAATTGTAACTCTTGGGAGCATCTTTCCAATTCACTGGATCTCTCTGAAAGCGACCGTGTGAGACTGTCACGCTGCTTTACCAACC is a window encoding:
- the LOC8265195 gene encoding trans-Golgi network-localized SYP41-interacting protein 1 isoform X8, translated to MALERDGRTALTEQGNDAEIVEMAASEQAVTEDSASQLKQNDGAGDGSASASAMDVLDGFQGSTMSSPVADGTFGVVHEVANQPGEVDHVGASNAEDSETLSETGHFGENKKDSQANRTVEACKLQHMPEESFIFVDKSHEDSLFTKLPNSNDECTACSPADVRPISFSQLIEAIKQLNEDEYKLLLLSRESTGSSMSLQHDPPVLLEKLSEELFLTSCVKDILHLQLTEQSNLQTEYDHQFQQLDGEISVLRVSFNEARDKCDSLAEELAECRSELQASISGREELLLQFHAAKAEVEEVSTRANKLHNSLERSQSDLLTLSKESADSKDLVGTLHAENENLNQIIALLTEEKKKLVDEKNACLSENEKLKKELADCKNRVAALQVESSNLSGTLASVTADCKKFEKEKESCANGNEKLSIELSDFKDLMESLQVENVNLRVELAIATEDRMKLEEDKDYSVHEMERLSSELLVLRERLTKDHGDFKQLEFELKEVITRLEQLTEENMFLKSSLEIHKAKIKEINDMQAQRSSVGEAQNKVGILELQSRGCESEAVYDQSHEKHGKQDAEATEKSLHDAFSGVPPHKSFELEVLDDSLGFVVLKGRLEEGEKVLQKLEKGIEDMNSHAGFLSRSSSKVAAPAVSKLIQAFESKTHHEEHDTEEAALTEDRSSLADPFASTKEHAGNLKAVLKQLALDAVNASLLFKAERDGTDAANVTIKELKFQFEAMERHTDNLEATNIQFGVLYEAMKQHVFVVNEKNEELEGLYEILKQQNSNLKAENSELLEKLSICELQINDMQSNFNDLRLSSDELASVLRGQLENLQEEAADRVVEAEKEWNSTVAQIIEAVKRLDDSTGFPASPIITSGGHGSADISSHATSSINAAIKTIEDLKEKLEVASSDHEATLNLLKEVNEKYSELLGKNVLTSGTLDRLYCDLRKLVIDLCSSEGGNEIGLQDEKLLDPADYNIYKTLTEQLENALAERLQLQSVNRKLNLDLMSRTEDVEELNRRCSDIRSIEKLIEYVEGVVKVEDSEVDLDGPPITRLQSLLSSLVRKYKEADERVSSSKVEELTELREKIHQLTALKLQQETEILLLKEHLGQVEGALSHMQSELQEKLSELEQSEQKVASVREKLGIAVAKGKGLVKQRDSLTRSLSERSSELERCSQELQLKDARMNELETKLKTFSEAGERVEALESELSYIRNSATALRESFLLKDSVLQRIEEILEDLDLPEHFHSRDIIEKVDWLARSATGNSLPPADLDQKGSVGGSYSDAGFVMMDAWKEDVQPSSNSGDDLRRKYEDLQGKFYGLAEQNEMLEQSLMERNQLVQRWEELLDRIDMPAHLRSVEPEDRIEWLGSAFSEANHDKNSLLQNIGKLEDHCGSLAADLEESQKRISSLNAELKESQKRISDLEKDIQAVIQEKENLSERVEILNWDHEKLSAKAVQLAFNNENLQNEVTDLQNQLVQKLGNEEHIQRIDGEICRLQDLVCDALKDPGVKDSKSGGDNIECLEGLLMKLVEKCTTPSVEEHHAEEADADFYKGRTRAIQDDLVSDVALLKRDVVDSAEPNVDVLKKQLEETLSELIYVKEERDSYMEKQQSLVCAVEALERQRVELQELLSQEEQKSTSLREKLNVAVRKGKSLVQQRDSLKKMTEELTTELEHLKSEIKHCENALTDYKLKMRDLTSFSERVEALESENLVMRNRMAENDSILREKEHILSMILNALGDFDVGGEIYNSDPIKKLEHVGKLCRDLHAAVASSEEESRKSRRAAELLLAELNEVQDRNDNLQDELAKVTAELTQLSKGRDVAEAAKFEALSRFEKLSLVRTEEKNKRNSELVLLKSAANQLRKSFFDITVLLSAFFSEDLEFLQNLESGVVSCLQTVEADHGVQMPLFSASDGITSSPSQNKVNFMAVDFSSVTTVTDHFDDDFIIEVCKFLQEVIKQIAAINVILHEHSVTFHQQANNVSKLMVSIQRGITSQKESFETMQRDIKLKESAGIEKDMEIVVLRRNMALLYEACSSSLMEIENRRSEFANSLTLGDQGMNLKPSTFGDGGLHFGGESNFSSEQHVKDIAEKLLLSVKQFASLKCEITEGDNKEMKIIISNLQKELQEKDIQREMICKDLVSQIKQAEAAATSCSINLQSTKSHVKDLEKKVEMIKDERDLLQQKVKELQDQKTTSTELQEKVKSLTDILSAKDQEIEALMQALDEEEVQMEYLTKRVDELEKVVQQKNLDVENLEASRGKAVKKLSITVSKFDELHHFSESLLAEVEKLQSQLQDRDGEISFLRQEVTRCTNDAIVASQTSNKRNSDEICELLTWLATLVSVDVNLHDSSQVHECKEIIRKKITLIMSELEDLRVAAQTRDALLQMERSKVEDLTRREENLQKSLREKESQLDMLAVAGELGQPTSSNSEIIEVEPVINKWTVSGPSTASQVRSLRKVNNDQVAIDIDKDRRGSSRLEDEDDEKVHGFKSLTTSRVVPKFTRPVTDMIDGLWVSCDRALMRQPGLRLGIMIYWALLHALLATFVV
- the LOC8265195 gene encoding trans-Golgi network-localized SYP41-interacting protein 1 isoform X5; amino-acid sequence: MDKNKSRTDLLAAGRKKLQQYRQKKDGKGSSSHGKSSKKSSKSEQHESDADTLNATALPQVLQGEKENNLDSDVGVIVSALSHSTEDSVVPDANIMPIDPLPILITPESSLADNTNMDKEAVEVYEDVVDSLNPNVGESINVSAPPARVEIRYDNIVTDEVESRNREEDSFPSQEDSPDMSLTHARGDQVTDEDDVLGLKQFGADHVMALERDGRTALTEQGDGSASASAMDVLDGFQGSTMSSPVADGTFGVVHEVANQPGEVDHVGASNAEDSETLSETGHFGENKKDSQANRTVEACKLQHMPEESFIFVDKSHEDSLFTKLPNSNDECTACSPADVRPISFSQLIEAIKQLNEDEYKLLLLSRESTGSSMSLQHDPPVLLEKLSEELFLTSCVKDILHLQLTEQSNLQTEYDHQFQQLDGEISVLRVSFNEARDKCDSLAEELAECRSELQASISGREELLLQFHAAKAEVEEVSTRANKLHNSLERSQSDLLTLSKESADSKDLVGTLHAENENLNQIIALLTEEKKKLVDEKNACLSENEKLKKELADCKNRVAALQVESSNLSGTLASVTADCKKFEKEKESCANGNEKLSIELSDFKDLMESLQVENVNLRVELAIATEDRMKLEEDKDYSVHEMERLSSELLVLRERLTKDHGDFKQLEFELKEVITRLEQLTEENMFLKSSLEIHKAKIKEINDMQAQRSSVGEAQNKVGILELQSRGCESEAVYDQSHEKHGKQDAEATEKSLHDAFSGVPPHKSFELEVLDDSLGFVVLKGRLEEGEKVLQKLEKGIEDMNSHAGFLSRSSSKVAAPAVSKLIQAFESKTHHEEHDTEEAALTEDRSSLADPFASTKEHAGNLKAVLKQLALDAVNASLLFKAERDGTDAANVTIKELKFQFEAMERHTDNLEATNIQFGVLYEAMKQHVFVVNEKNEELEGLYEILKQQNSNLKAENSELLEKLSICELQINDMQSNFNDLRLSSDELASVLRGQLENLQEEAADRVVEAEKEWNSTVAQIIEAVKRLDDSTGFPASPIITSGGHGSADISSHATSSINAAIKTIEDLKEKLEVASSDHEATLNLLKEVNEKYSELLGKNVLTSGTLDRLYCDLRKLVIDLCSSEGGNEIGLQDEKLLDPADYNIYKTLTEQLENALAERLQLQSVNRKLNLDLMSRTEDVEELNRRCSDIRSIEKLIEYVEGVVKVEDSEVDLDGPPITRLQSLLSSLVRKYKEADERVSSSKVEELTELREKIHQLTALKLQQETEILLLKEHLGQVEGALSHMQSELQEKLSELEQSEQKVASVREKLGIAVAKGKGLVKQRDSLTRSLSERSSELERCSQELQLKDARMNELETKLKTFSEAGERVEALESELSYIRNSATALRESFLLKDSVLQRIEEILEDLDLPEHFHSRDIIEKVDWLARSATGNSLPPADLDQKGSVGGSYSDAGFVMMDAWKEDVQPSSNSGDDLRRKYEDLQGKFYGLAEQNEMLEQSLMERNQLVQRWEELLDRIDMPAHLRSVEPEDRIEWLGSAFSEANHDKNSLLQNIGKLEDHCGSLAADLEESQKRISSLNAELKESQKRISDLEKDIQAVIQEKENLSERVEILNWDHEKLSAKAVQLAFNNENLQNEVTDLQNQLVQKLGNEEHIQRIDGEICRLQDLVCDALKDPGVKDSKSGGDNIECLEGLLMKLVEKCTTPSVEEHHAEEADADFYKGRTRAIQDDLVSDVALLKRDVVDSAEPNVDVLKKQLEETLSELIYVKEERDSYMEKQQSLVCAVEALERQRVELQELLSQEEQKSTSLREKLNVAVRKGKSLVQQRDSLKKMTEELTTELEHLKSEIKHCENALTDYKLKMRDLTSFSERVEALESENLVMRNRMAENDSILREKEHILSMILNALGDFDVGGEIYNSDPIKKLEHVGKLCRDLHAAVASSEEESRKSRRAAELLLAELNEVQDRNDNLQDELAKVTAELTQLSKGRDVAEAAKFEALSRFEKLSLVRTEEKNKRNSELVLLKSAANQLRKSFFDITVLLSAFFSEDLEFLQNLESGVVSCLQTVEADHGVQMPLFSASDGITSSPSQNKVNFMAVDFSSVTTVTDHFDDDFIIEVCKFLQEVIKQIAAINVILHEHSVTFHQQANNVSKLMVSIQRGITSQKESFETMQRDIKLKESAGIEKDMEIVVLRRNMALLYEACSSSLMEIENRRSEFANSLTLGDQGMNLKPSTFGDGGLHFGGESNFSSEQHVKDIAEKLLLSVKQFASLKCEITEGDNKEMKIIISNLQKELQEKDIQREMICKDLVSQIKQAEAAATSCSINLQSTKSHVKDLEKKVEMIKDERDLLQQKVKELQDQKTTSTELQEKVKSLTDILSAKDQEIEALMQALDEEEVQMEYLTKRVDELEKVVQQKNLDVENLEASRGKAVKKLSITVSKFDELHHFSESLLAEVEKLQSQLQDRDGEISFLRQEVTRCTNDAIVASQTSNKRNSDEICELLTWLATLVSVDVNLHDSSQVHECKEIIRKKITLIMSELEDLRVAAQTRDALLQMERSKVEDLTRREENLQKSLREKESQLDMLAVAGELGQPTSSNSEIIEVEPVINKWTVSGPSTASQVRSLRKVNNDQVAIDIDKDRRGSSRLEDEDDEKVHGFKSLTTSRVVPKFTRPVTDMIDGLWVSCDRALMRQPGLRLGIMIYWALLHALLATFVV